One Paenibacillus riograndensis SBR5 DNA segment encodes these proteins:
- a CDS encoding ABC transporter ATP-binding protein yields MPILKIEHLKKYYGKDPQTTVKALDDVSLSVEKGEFLAIVGTSGSGKSTLLHMLGGLDRATAGKVIVDGNDIFAMSDEKLTIFRRRSVGFIFQSYNLVPILNVLENILLPIELDGGRVDQAYLDEVIRALGLQEKIHNLPSNLSGGQQQRVAIARALATKPSIILADEPTGNLDSKTSQEVLILLKQLSEKFNQTIVMITHNESIAQTADRIIRIEDGHIVSGSTASSGANPL; encoded by the coding sequence ATGCCTATTTTGAAAATCGAACATCTGAAGAAATACTACGGAAAAGATCCGCAGACGACGGTAAAAGCGCTGGACGATGTCTCGTTATCTGTGGAGAAAGGGGAATTTCTGGCCATTGTCGGCACCAGCGGCAGCGGAAAAAGCACCTTGCTGCATATGCTGGGCGGTCTGGACCGGGCTACGGCGGGCAAGGTTATAGTAGACGGGAACGATATTTTTGCGATGAGCGATGAGAAATTGACGATTTTCAGACGCCGGTCGGTCGGATTTATCTTTCAGAGCTATAATCTTGTCCCGATCCTGAATGTGCTCGAAAACATATTGCTTCCCATAGAGCTCGACGGCGGCAGAGTCGATCAGGCGTACCTGGACGAGGTGATCCGGGCCTTGGGCCTTCAGGAGAAAATCCACAATCTGCCTTCCAATCTCTCCGGCGGCCAGCAGCAGCGCGTAGCTATTGCCAGAGCCCTGGCTACCAAACCTTCTATCATTCTGGCGGACGAGCCTACAGGCAATCTCGATAGCAAAACCAGCCAGGAGGTGCTGATTCTGCTGAAGCAGTTGAGTGAGAAATTCAATCAGACCATTGTTATGATCACCCACAACGAGTCCATCGCCCAGACCGCTGACCGCATTATTCGTATTGAAGACGGACACATTGTTTCAGGCAGCACTGCCTCCAGCGGAGCAAATCCGCTATGA
- a CDS encoding ABC transporter permease, translating to MISTNNRKIVTRLSLKSLKASPMRNVAVICAVILTTLLITSIFTLVLSLNKSMELTQMKTSGTDFHGGFKYLTPAQAETLKKHSSIREYGVSLNAGDLRNEVFKDNRVEVKQIDESYARHSFVNFIEGGLPAAENEVVLNTWVMDKLGIPHSLGQKATLDIDIGERVVRQDFIVSGYYDADKNLSIAGLAFVSEAWVQKNLSSIDPVKSKASGSYVNTTELSVMFSNAVDIEKKLNKVLADTGLDVPIGINWAYTTSSLTDNITKVVPYLAVILIIMLSGYLLIYNIFYISVVRDVKFYGLLKAIGTTPRQLKKIITIQSQLLYLAGLPFGLGLGYGIGRLLSPLLGSLSDGPVETSYSNSPWIFIGGAVFAYLTVWIAASKPGRMAARIAPVEAVRFAGVSAKRKVNKRSKRGAKLYGMAFANLFRNKKKLFLMLTSLSLSMILFSIIFTVISSLDVNKYLSTFLSGDMVIRNKAIVLSAGEQSGDPYKLSGPFISKLGKIDGVERVDSVYFKFENYTIDDTIRAALKPLAEGAPSEPALTWVFKNNFIQLDLYGIDAGWYELVQKDVLEGSFDPQKFASGNYVLVTTSIKAGDTDKSYYHPGDHIEYKGLGKSYEVMAVLNYNALYAATTQVYSPYGYNAFFPSSELTRKLPAGSGPPMALSATLHVDPAKLDSVMQTTKSLAASSEELVFKSREDYRQELGGFIRIFQTVGYGLSFVIALIGVLNYINTVITGVIARRNEFALLESIGMTKPQLKKVLVYEGLFNVLLTVSIISTLGVFLTYSISKSIADSMAFTVFHMGWLPFILAVPVLAAIAYTVTLSSYRMLSKDTIVERLRQTE from the coding sequence ATGATCAGCACAAACAACCGCAAGATTGTGACCCGTCTCTCCCTGAAAAGCTTGAAGGCCAGTCCGATGCGCAATGTGGCTGTAATCTGCGCTGTCATCCTGACGACCCTGCTCATCACCTCTATTTTCACATTGGTTCTAAGCCTTAACAAATCGATGGAATTGACCCAGATGAAAACCTCAGGCACTGATTTTCACGGAGGCTTCAAATATCTTACCCCAGCACAGGCGGAAACGCTGAAGAAACATTCCTCCATACGGGAATACGGCGTTTCACTGAATGCAGGCGACTTGCGCAATGAGGTGTTCAAAGACAATCGGGTTGAGGTTAAGCAGATTGACGAATCCTATGCCAGGCACAGCTTTGTTAACTTTATCGAAGGCGGGCTGCCTGCCGCAGAAAATGAGGTTGTGCTGAACACCTGGGTGATGGATAAGCTCGGCATCCCGCATTCGCTGGGCCAGAAGGCCACTCTGGACATTGATATCGGGGAGCGTGTGGTTCGGCAGGATTTTATCGTGTCGGGGTATTATGATGCGGACAAAAACTTGTCGATTGCAGGTCTCGCCTTCGTCTCCGAAGCTTGGGTGCAAAAGAACCTGTCCTCTATTGATCCGGTAAAGTCCAAAGCCAGCGGTTCCTACGTGAACACCACAGAGCTGAGCGTAATGTTCAGCAATGCTGTGGATATTGAAAAGAAACTGAACAAAGTGCTCGCGGATACCGGTCTGGATGTGCCGATCGGGATCAACTGGGCCTACACCACTTCATCTCTCACGGACAATATCACCAAAGTGGTCCCTTATCTGGCTGTCATCCTGATCATTATGCTGAGCGGGTATTTGCTGATTTATAATATTTTTTATATCTCGGTTGTACGGGATGTCAAATTTTACGGCCTGTTAAAGGCCATAGGAACAACGCCGAGACAGCTCAAGAAAATCATCACCATCCAGTCTCAACTGCTGTATCTGGCCGGCCTCCCCTTCGGGCTCGGTTTGGGTTACGGAATTGGCCGGTTGTTGTCCCCGCTGCTGGGCTCCCTTTCAGACGGGCCTGTTGAAACCTCCTATTCCAATAGTCCGTGGATCTTTATCGGGGGAGCCGTTTTCGCCTACCTGACGGTTTGGATCGCCGCAAGCAAGCCGGGCCGGATGGCCGCGCGGATTGCTCCTGTGGAGGCCGTACGGTTCGCAGGCGTAAGTGCAAAGCGCAAGGTAAACAAACGTTCGAAACGCGGAGCAAAGCTGTACGGCATGGCCTTCGCCAACCTTTTCCGCAATAAAAAGAAGCTGTTCCTTATGCTGACCTCGCTCTCCTTAAGCATGATCTTGTTCAGCATTATTTTTACCGTCATCTCTTCACTGGATGTCAATAAGTACCTGAGCACGTTTTTATCTGGAGACATGGTCATCCGCAACAAGGCAATCGTGCTGTCCGCAGGCGAGCAATCCGGTGATCCCTATAAGCTTTCGGGGCCTTTCATAAGCAAACTGGGGAAGATTGATGGAGTCGAAAGGGTGGACAGTGTCTATTTTAAATTTGAAAACTACACTATAGATGATACGATACGCGCAGCACTGAAGCCTCTGGCAGAGGGTGCTCCATCTGAACCGGCTCTTACATGGGTTTTTAAGAATAACTTCATTCAGCTTGATCTGTACGGCATTGATGCCGGGTGGTATGAACTGGTGCAGAAAGATGTCCTTGAAGGCAGCTTCGATCCCCAGAAATTTGCCTCTGGAAATTATGTGCTGGTGACCACATCCATAAAGGCAGGGGATACTGATAAATCTTATTATCATCCAGGTGACCATATTGAGTACAAAGGTCTGGGAAAGAGCTATGAGGTCATGGCCGTCTTAAATTATAATGCCCTATATGCTGCAACTACCCAAGTCTACTCTCCCTATGGCTATAATGCCTTCTTCCCCTCCTCAGAATTGACAAGGAAGCTGCCTGCCGGAAGCGGTCCGCCTATGGCTCTGTCGGCCACGCTTCACGTCGATCCGGCCAAGCTGGACAGTGTTATGCAGACCACCAAATCCCTTGCGGCATCAAGCGAAGAACTGGTCTTCAAATCCAGGGAAGATTACAGGCAGGAGCTTGGCGGGTTCATCCGCATTTTCCAGACGGTAGGCTACGGCCTCAGCTTTGTCATTGCCCTGATCGGCGTCCTTAATTATATCAATACAGTGATTACCGGCGTCATTGCCCGAAGGAATGAATTTGCACTGCTGGAGAGCATCGGCATGACCAAACCGCAGCTGAAAAAAGTTCTGGTGTATGAAGGGCTGTTCAATGTCCTTTTAACAGTGTCCATCATCTCCACGTTAGGCGTATTTTTGACATACAGTATTTCCAAAAGTATCGCGGACAGCATGGCCTTTACCGTCTTCCATATGGGCTGGCTGCCTTTCATTCTGGCCGTTCCGGTCCTGGCCGCTATTGCATATACAGTCACCTTATCCTCCTACAGAATGCTGAGCAAGGACACAATTGTAGAAAGATTGCGGCAAACGGAATAG
- a CDS encoding alpha-galactosidase, which translates to MSIIYDAEQQIFHLQTTNTSYVFGLTRGSYPVHLHWGRKIRGSAISDLYVPGAMGFSSTVDPKEPAFSLDTLPQEYPGYGSGDFREPAYEAELLNGTSVTELTYVSHSILKGKPALEGLPAVYAESGDEAETLQLVLEDATAGLRAELSYTVISGFDAVIRSARLTNTGSGPLKLNRALSVALDFPHANYELIQLSGSWARERHLVRAPLHNGRQGIDSKRGASSHQQNPFLALLAPQTVEDSGEAYGFSLVYSGSFSANADVDQYGTTRVTMGINPFGFRWLLAPGESFQTPEAVLVYSDQGIGGMSRIYHRLYRTRLARGLYRDEPRPVLINNWEATYFNFDADKIEDIARAGKALGIELFVLDDGWFGRRDDDTTSLGDWFVDTRKLPQGLPDLVERVRRLGMQFGLWFEPEMVSPDSELYRAHPDWCLHVPDRRRSQARNQLILDLSRPEVCDYIIESVSSVLASAPITYVKWDMNRHMTEIGSAALPPERQGETAHRYMLGLYRVMEEITSKFPHVLFESCSGGGGRFDPGILHYMPQTWTSDDTDAVERLKIQYGTSIVYPASSMGSHISAVPNHQVHRSTSLSMRGDVAMSGNFGYELDLTLFTPEEQAEAAAQVAFYKDIRSLVQQGDMYRLLSPFEGNETAWMFVDADRSEALAGYFRVLAGPNMSRPRLRLQGLDPEKDYVLKETGAVYGGDRLMYAGLLLPELHGDFQSKLLHFVAVDKA; encoded by the coding sequence TTGTCCATTATTTATGATGCCGAGCAACAGATTTTTCATCTGCAAACGACAAATACAAGCTATGTATTCGGCCTTACCCGCGGCTCCTATCCCGTGCATCTGCACTGGGGCCGGAAAATCCGCGGCTCCGCCATATCCGATCTGTACGTTCCCGGCGCCATGGGCTTCAGCAGTACTGTCGATCCCAAGGAACCCGCGTTCTCCCTGGACACACTTCCCCAGGAATATCCGGGGTATGGCTCAGGGGACTTCCGGGAGCCTGCTTATGAGGCTGAGCTGCTGAACGGCACATCCGTAACCGAACTTACTTATGTATCCCATAGCATTCTTAAGGGCAAACCGGCACTGGAAGGGCTCCCTGCCGTATATGCCGAAAGCGGCGATGAGGCCGAAACCCTGCAGCTGGTGCTGGAGGATGCCACAGCAGGCCTGCGCGCTGAGCTGTCTTACACTGTAATCAGCGGCTTCGACGCTGTTATCCGCTCGGCACGGCTGACCAATACGGGCAGCGGTCCGCTGAAGCTGAACCGTGCCTTGTCGGTTGCCCTGGACTTTCCGCATGCCAACTACGAGCTGATTCAGTTGTCCGGGTCCTGGGCCCGCGAACGCCATCTCGTCCGTGCTCCCCTGCACAATGGACGGCAGGGCATTGACAGCAAGCGCGGGGCCAGCAGCCATCAGCAGAATCCGTTCCTGGCCCTCCTGGCCCCACAGACTGTGGAAGACAGCGGAGAGGCTTACGGCTTCAGCCTGGTCTACAGCGGCAGCTTCAGTGCGAACGCCGATGTGGACCAATACGGAACTACACGCGTAACGATGGGCATCAATCCGTTCGGCTTCCGCTGGCTGCTTGCGCCCGGCGAGAGCTTCCAGACCCCCGAAGCGGTGCTGGTCTACTCGGACCAGGGCATCGGCGGCATGTCCCGGATCTACCACCGGCTGTACCGGACCCGGCTGGCAAGAGGATTATACCGTGACGAGCCCCGCCCGGTGCTGATCAACAACTGGGAAGCTACCTACTTCAACTTCGATGCCGACAAAATCGAAGATATCGCCCGTGCCGGCAAGGCGCTGGGCATCGAGCTGTTCGTGCTTGACGACGGCTGGTTCGGCCGCCGCGATGACGACACCACTTCGCTGGGCGACTGGTTCGTGGATACCCGCAAGCTGCCGCAGGGCCTGCCTGATCTGGTGGAACGGGTCAGACGGCTCGGCATGCAGTTCGGCCTCTGGTTCGAACCGGAGATGGTGTCGCCGGACAGCGAGCTGTACCGCGCCCATCCCGACTGGTGCCTGCATGTGCCGGACCGCAGACGCAGCCAGGCCCGCAACCAGCTGATTCTGGACCTGTCGCGCCCGGAGGTATGCGACTATATCATCGAATCCGTTAGCAGCGTACTGGCATCGGCACCGATCACCTATGTCAAATGGGATATGAACCGGCATATGACCGAGATCGGCTCTGCTGCCCTGCCGCCGGAACGCCAGGGAGAAACAGCCCACCGCTACATGCTGGGGCTGTACCGGGTCATGGAGGAAATCACCTCCAAATTCCCGCATGTGCTGTTCGAAAGCTGCTCCGGCGGCGGCGGCAGATTCGATCCCGGCATTCTTCATTACATGCCGCAGACCTGGACCAGCGATGATACCGATGCCGTGGAACGCCTCAAAATCCAGTACGGCACCAGCATCGTCTATCCGGCAAGCAGCATGGGCTCCCATATCTCGGCAGTGCCGAACCACCAGGTGCACCGCAGCACCTCGCTCTCCATGCGCGGCGACGTGGCCATGTCCGGCAACTTCGGCTACGAGCTGGATCTGACCCTCTTCACACCGGAGGAACAGGCGGAAGCGGCTGCCCAGGTGGCCTTTTACAAGGACATCCGTTCCCTCGTCCAGCAGGGCGATATGTACCGCCTGCTCTCGCCGTTTGAAGGCAATGAAACGGCCTGGATGTTCGTCGATGCGGACCGTTCCGAGGCACTGGCCGGCTACTTCCGTGTGCTGGCCGGACCGAATATGAGCCGCCCGCGCCTCCGCCTTCAGGGGCTGGACCCGGAGAAGGACTACGTCCTTAAAGAAACCGGCGCGGTATACGGCGGCGACCGGCTGATGTATGCCGGACTGCTCCTGCCGGAGCTGCACGGTGATTTCCAGAGCAAGCTGCTGCATTTTGTGGCGGTGGATAAAGCGTAG
- a CDS encoding NADPH-dependent FMN reductase yields MSALNIGIILGSTRQGRLSPQVGEWVKGIADQRGDANYEIVDIADFKLPLLGEADASEQAGRWNDKLNALDGFVFIVAEYNHSITGALKNALDYAREAWNNKAAGIVSYGSVGGARAAEHLRGILGELSIADVRIHPALSLFTDFENGQTFKPAELHLTNVNGMLDQVVAWSGALKTLR; encoded by the coding sequence ATGTCTGCATTGAATATTGGTATTATCTTGGGAAGCACGCGCCAGGGCCGTTTAAGCCCGCAGGTAGGCGAATGGGTAAAAGGCATTGCCGACCAGCGCGGCGACGCCAATTATGAAATTGTGGATATTGCGGATTTCAAGCTTCCATTACTGGGCGAAGCGGATGCTTCGGAACAAGCCGGACGTTGGAATGACAAGCTGAATGCACTGGATGGCTTCGTTTTTATCGTAGCGGAGTACAATCACAGCATTACCGGCGCGCTGAAGAACGCTCTGGATTATGCCCGGGAAGCATGGAACAATAAAGCTGCAGGGATTGTAAGCTATGGCTCCGTCGGAGGCGCCCGCGCGGCTGAACATCTGCGCGGCATTCTGGGCGAGCTGTCTATCGCGGATGTCCGTATCCATCCGGCGTTATCCCTTTTCACTGACTTTGAGAACGGACAGACCTTCAAGCCGGCGGAGCTTCACCTTACGAACGTAAACGGCATGCTGGATCAGGTCGTTGCCTGGAGCGGCGCGCTGAAGACACTCCGCTGA
- a CDS encoding EamA family transporter encodes MKQKAGANPVYVIGIALVSVYLFWGGTYVGMKVAIETMPPFLMAGIRFFVAGAVLYIISRLSGAKRPAGREWRSSAIVGALLLLGGNGLVAWSEQRVSSSIASLIVAAVPVWMMLFGWLSRSGKRPTTGVITGIVLGLLGIAVLVFQPGHKDNGTATDLTGIITLLAASLSWAAGSMYSRSARMPDSPLMSTAAQMLTGGVLLLIFSYFTSDWSKLDIPAISLRSYAALGYLIVFGSIIGYTAYIWLLKNADAALVSTYAFVNPVVAVFFGWLLAGEQLTVNTLTAAVIIIASVVLVTVFRSRAVPSAKMMEQGR; translated from the coding sequence ATGAAGCAGAAGGCCGGGGCGAATCCGGTATACGTGATTGGCATAGCGCTGGTGTCCGTTTATTTATTTTGGGGAGGCACTTATGTCGGCATGAAGGTTGCGATTGAGACGATGCCGCCTTTTCTGATGGCCGGAATCCGTTTTTTTGTGGCTGGTGCTGTACTCTATATCATTTCCAGATTAAGCGGGGCTAAGCGCCCGGCAGGACGCGAGTGGAGGTCTTCGGCTATCGTCGGTGCGCTGCTGCTGCTTGGCGGGAACGGACTGGTGGCCTGGTCGGAGCAAAGGGTCTCTTCATCGATTGCTTCCTTGATTGTCGCTGCTGTTCCCGTCTGGATGATGCTGTTCGGCTGGCTTAGCCGCAGCGGCAAACGTCCAACCACCGGCGTTATCACCGGCATTGTGCTTGGACTGCTGGGCATTGCCGTTCTGGTCTTCCAGCCGGGACATAAAGACAATGGGACCGCTACAGACCTGACCGGCATTATTACTCTGCTGGCAGCTTCCCTCAGTTGGGCGGCAGGGTCCATGTACTCGCGCAGCGCCCGGATGCCGGATTCTCCGCTGATGTCAACGGCTGCGCAAATGCTGACAGGTGGCGTGCTGCTGCTGATTTTCTCCTATTTTACCAGCGACTGGTCCAAACTGGACATTCCGGCGATTTCCCTCCGTTCGTATGCCGCTCTGGGTTATCTGATCGTCTTCGGCTCGATCATAGGCTATACCGCCTATATCTGGCTGCTCAAAAACGCTGATGCTGCCCTGGTTTCAACCTATGCGTTCGTGAATCCGGTAGTCGCTGTGTTCTTCGGCTGGCTGCTAGCAGGCGAACAGCTCACTGTCAATACGTTGACCGCCGCCGTGATCATTATCGCTTCTGTGGTGCTGGTTACTGTTTTCCGCAGCCGGGCGGTACCGTCAGCAAAGATGATGGAACAGGGCAGGTGA
- a CDS encoding Lrp/AsnC family transcriptional regulator — translation MDELDIKILKLLEENGRLPHEEIGRLLHISRPTVHQRVSKLEKNGVIKGYRGIVDWGKLDQKIKVMISVKVVSQSFRQAADQIIGIQIPGVSVLECQRMAGEWCMLLKVRVASPEQLTLLLDEILRIPDIKETSTTFILSTIYEDGMKGI, via the coding sequence ATGGATGAACTGGATATCAAAATTCTGAAGCTGCTTGAAGAGAATGGAAGACTGCCCCACGAAGAGATTGGCAGGCTGCTGCATATCTCCCGGCCCACGGTGCATCAACGGGTCAGCAAACTGGAGAAAAACGGTGTGATTAAAGGATACAGGGGCATTGTGGACTGGGGGAAGCTGGATCAGAAAATTAAGGTCATGATCTCCGTGAAGGTTGTCAGCCAAAGCTTCCGGCAAGCGGCAGATCAAATCATCGGCATTCAAATCCCTGGTGTGAGCGTTCTGGAATGCCAGCGGATGGCAGGGGAGTGGTGCATGCTGCTGAAAGTGAGAGTGGCTTCACCGGAGCAGCTTACCCTTTTGCTGGATGAAATTCTCCGGATTCCCGACATCAAGGAAACCTCGACGACCTTTATTTTATCTACTATATATGAAGATGGAATGAAGGGAATATAG
- a CDS encoding GbsR/MarR family transcriptional regulator, producing the protein MKQTAFGGDNQHLSPREQLLRPMIDAIAQTMDLYGANYSFGQLYGIMFFEDKPMTLEEMKQVMNMSKSNMSYGVRSLIASRMVTRLEEKRERKELYVAETDFFQAFKNFFSLKLQREIDVMQEAMSTVMPELQALIQAADTPEEERQACLRDLDKLQHAVEYYAWLQRFVSGLEEGEFFGRLPGRE; encoded by the coding sequence ATGAAGCAGACCGCATTTGGCGGGGACAACCAGCATTTATCACCCAGGGAGCAGCTGCTGCGTCCCATGATTGATGCGATAGCGCAGACGATGGATCTGTATGGTGCCAATTATTCCTTTGGGCAGCTTTACGGGATCATGTTTTTTGAGGACAAGCCGATGACGCTGGAGGAAATGAAGCAGGTCATGAATATGAGCAAAAGCAATATGAGCTACGGTGTCCGCTCCCTGATCGCTTCCCGGATGGTGACCAGGCTGGAGGAGAAACGCGAGCGGAAAGAGCTGTATGTTGCGGAGACGGATTTTTTTCAGGCATTCAAAAACTTCTTCAGCCTGAAGCTCCAGCGGGAAATCGATGTCATGCAGGAGGCGATGAGCACGGTGATGCCTGAGCTTCAGGCGCTGATCCAGGCGGCCGACACTCCCGAAGAGGAGCGGCAGGCATGCCTGCGGGATCTGGACAAGCTCCAGCATGCGGTAGAATATTATGCCTGGCTGCAGCGGTTTGTGTCAGGCTTGGAGGAAGGGGAGTTCTTCGGCAGACTTCCCGGCAGGGAGTAG
- a CDS encoding carbohydrate ABC transporter permease, whose protein sequence is MTRSKVISGLKPILFTLPAMVPFVLFWLAPLLYVLYLSFTEWDFMSPEKTFVGLQNYADLFSNPAFYKALRVTVLFCAGSVLPIILLGLGLALLMNRKLKGSALYQVLLFSPWVTPTVAVSIVWSWIYEPEVGLANTVLDVFGLEKIGWLQDPKWALVGVLLVTIWKSVGWAMIFYLVALRNVPSDLLEAGDLDGASAGQKFFRITLPLISPTTLFLFVVQLIQALQAYDQINVLTQGGPSGSTRTLLYLYYQSAFESFQIGEASSVAVVLVTICMLLSVFSFGVSRRTTHYQ, encoded by the coding sequence ATGACACGCTCAAAGGTTATTAGCGGCTTGAAGCCCATACTGTTCACGCTGCCGGCGATGGTACCGTTCGTCCTGTTCTGGCTGGCGCCGCTGTTGTATGTGCTGTATCTCAGCTTCACGGAATGGGATTTTATGAGCCCGGAAAAAACTTTTGTCGGATTACAAAATTATGCTGATCTCTTCAGCAATCCGGCCTTTTACAAAGCGCTGAGAGTAACTGTGCTCTTCTGTGCAGGCAGTGTGCTGCCGATCATTCTGCTCGGCCTCGGACTCGCCCTGCTGATGAACCGCAAGCTGAAAGGCTCCGCACTCTATCAGGTGCTGCTGTTCTCGCCATGGGTCACGCCAACCGTTGCAGTATCCATTGTCTGGTCGTGGATCTATGAACCTGAGGTCGGCCTTGCCAATACAGTGCTGGATGTCTTCGGACTCGAAAAAATCGGCTGGCTGCAGGACCCCAAATGGGCGCTTGTGGGAGTCCTTCTGGTGACCATCTGGAAATCCGTGGGCTGGGCGATGATCTTTTATCTGGTGGCGCTGCGGAATGTGCCTTCAGATCTGCTTGAAGCGGGGGACCTCGATGGCGCAAGCGCTGGACAGAAGTTCTTCCGCATCACCCTGCCGCTGATCTCGCCAACCACCCTGTTTCTGTTCGTGGTCCAGCTTATCCAGGCGCTTCAGGCCTACGATCAGATCAATGTGCTGACCCAAGGGGGCCCCTCCGGCTCCACCCGCACGCTGCTGTATCTGTATTATCAGTCCGCCTTCGAATCCTTTCAGATTGGAGAGGCTTCCAGTGTAGCTGTCGTTCTTGTCACCATCTGCATGCTGCTGTCCGTATTCTCCTTCGGCGTCAGCAGGCGGACCACGCATTATCAATAA
- a CDS encoding carbohydrate ABC transporter permease, protein MLTRLGGPVRHLFFAALALLMAFPFYWMVTSALKTNDEIWRSPPTLWPEVPLWGNFSAAWNEAPFARYMGNSIFVAASIVILQIINSGMMAYALTHMKFRLKGLFAGVILFGYMVPATAVYLPGYLVLSELHLLNSYAGLILSNCVSIFAIFLIRQAFLQVSHELVEAGEVDGASHMRILWTVLVPVTRSSFAVLALITFIDQYNNYFWPMLITKNPDLQLVSAGLRSFFVEGGAYGLQWPLIMAASAFTIAPLLLVFLLAQKTIMQSVNMTAGSSKG, encoded by the coding sequence ATGCTCACTCGGCTGGGCGGCCCGGTCCGCCATCTGTTTTTTGCCGCGCTTGCCCTGCTGATGGCTTTTCCCTTCTATTGGATGGTCACCAGCGCACTGAAAACCAATGATGAAATCTGGCGCTCCCCGCCTACGCTCTGGCCTGAAGTGCCGCTCTGGGGCAATTTTTCCGCTGCCTGGAATGAGGCTCCGTTCGCAAGATACATGGGCAACAGCATATTCGTCGCGGCTTCCATTGTCATTCTGCAGATCATCAACTCCGGCATGATGGCTTATGCGCTGACACATATGAAATTCCGCCTGAAGGGGCTTTTTGCCGGAGTCATTCTGTTTGGTTATATGGTCCCGGCTACCGCAGTTTACCTGCCCGGCTATCTTGTGCTGTCTGAGCTGCATCTGCTGAATTCCTATGCCGGCCTGATTCTCTCTAACTGTGTAAGCATCTTCGCGATCTTTTTGATCCGGCAGGCGTTCCTGCAGGTCTCGCATGAGCTGGTGGAGGCCGGTGAAGTGGACGGCGCCTCGCATATGCGGATTCTGTGGACGGTGCTGGTGCCAGTTACGAGGTCTTCCTTTGCCGTGCTGGCGCTGATTACCTTCATTGATCAGTACAACAATTATTTCTGGCCGATGCTGATTACCAAAAACCCTGACCTGCAGTTAGTCTCGGCTGGCCTGCGCAGCTTTTTCGTGGAAGGGGGTGCATACGGATTACAATGGCCGCTGATCATGGCCGCCAGCGCCTTCACCATCGCCCCGCTGCTGCTTGTCTTCCTGCTGGCGCAGAAAACAATTATGCAAAGTGTCAATATGACGGCAGGTTCAAGTAAAGGCTGA